From the genome of Cuculus canorus isolate bCucCan1 chromosome 4, bCucCan1.pri, whole genome shotgun sequence:
AGCCCCTGGGCCAGTAGCACGTGCCGCCGACTCCCATCCATGGTAGCCTCCATCAGCCGTGGATGGCTCCCCACCTCTGACCAGTACAGCAGCCTGGCATGAAGAGAGGTGCTGACCCACAGAACTCCCACAGCATCATCCCAGTACCAGGACAGCCCAGAAGAGTAATGCAGAGCCTTTTGGTCCCATCAGGGGTGCACCAAGAGCACTAGCCAGGGAAGGGGGAGGTGCCTGGGCTCCTTCTTCCCTAGTTGCACAGCCTGACAGCACCCAGGTGAGGCCATCCCAACTCTTTCCCAGCCTGTAGCCTGCATCGTGGAGGAAAAcggggcagggcagggatggcAAGGAGGTCCTCATGCCCTCTTGTCACAGCCTTACCCTgccagaggctggagcaccagGGAGTGGGGCCGGTCCAGGTCCCCATCCATCACCACAGTATACTCTGGTATCCCTCGCCAGGCAGCCCCCAGACGAGTGGCCAgcacctgccctgctgccccatCTGTCCAGTACAGGTTCCTCCCAAGCCAATCCACTGCTATACAGTCAGATCTCACACCTGGAACACACCAAACAGTCAGCACCTGTCAGGTGACAGTTGCATAGCTCTGTGGCACAATGCTGCCAGCCCTGGTCCCCTCCCTCCCAggagctccagctcctcccgAACTTGctcccaccagctccctccctccatGTAAGAGAACACAGCCTAGCACCCCACTGCAATCTGGAGATTGTATAGCCAGAGAGAGGCCAGCCCTGCTAACCCCACACTGTCACAGACCACCTTTGACCAGTGTGCCCTTCTTGTCTGAATCAAAGTCCTGCCAGCGGATGCTGTCTGTGGCCAGGTCCATCCAGAAGACTTTCCTCTCCACAAGGTCATAGTCAAGTGAGAAGACAACACGATCTTTGTCAGTGACCAGCAGCACCTCCTCATGCCCACTCCGCAGGCCATAGGACAACACCTCTGACTGCACAGCCACCAGCAACGTGGGCTCTGGTCCTGGGGAAACACAGAGAGACCCAGACCCTGCTCAGCGCTGGTGGCCACAAACCTCCAGCACATGCCAGTAGGGAACATAGTCCTTGCAGGCATTAGAGCCTGCTGGGACTTGACCCTACCACACAGCATGTTCTCCATCTAGTGTAGATGGATTTTCTGACTAGCCACAGGCTGACAAGCAGCAACTCAAAGTTGAGTGGGGTTTAGGGGGGCCATGTGGCCAAGGGGGACAGGGCCATTCATGGGATTACATGGCTCCCCATGggcagcaggcacagtggggacAGGTACCCACCACTCCCCTTTCCAGGGAATCTTCCATGCTGTTTGGCCATCCAAGGTCTTACCAGTGAGTTTACAGACGTGGCCATCAGGCTCCAGGAGGTAGCCAGGGAGACAGCCACAGCTGTAGGACCCTGGGGCATTGAGGCACGTCTGGCTGCAGGGTCCCTCACCCTGCTCCACGCACTCATCTATGTCCACACAAGACAGACCATCCTCAGCCAGCTGATAGCCCAGGTCACACCAGCACCGCTGTGGGGAAAGGGGCTGTCAAGGTCTTCCCTCGGGGACACAAGAGGattcctcctgcagctggaccAGGGCAGCATGACAGGGCAAGCCCCTGGGCCAGGCGTCCTAGCACTCACAGGGCCCTGGGGTGAGGAGTAGCAGTGATGAGCACAGGACAGCTGGCAGGGTACAGAGCAGTTCCCTGCCTCGTCCAAGCCGTCCACGCAGTCCTGCCGTCCATCGCACACCAGGGATGCATTCAGGCAGGACCTCAGCCCACATGGGTACTCGTGACTCAGACAGGGAGCAGGCTGGCCTGCAGGGACAAGCAGGGAAGGCTGCCCTGAGCCTCCACAACCAGCTCCTTTGGCTCAGCTGGGGCAGAATCAGCCACTCCCACAGGATGCCTAAGGCTCACTGCAGCCACATCCAGAGCTGTGCTTGTAGTCTGGCTCCAGGCAATCCTAGTTCCAAGGACACCAGCCCTACAGGACAACAGCTACCCAAGGCCTGGAGCCACCACAGATGCTGGGAAGAGGCAACCAGCACATAGGGACTTTCACCTTGGCACAGACACCTCCCCATCCACCAACTACCCCTGGGTGAGACATAGAGGGGATAAAAGCAAGGTGTTGCTCACAGCCAGCCTCGTCACTGCCATCAGTGCAGTCACTCTCTCCATCACAGCGCCAGACATCAGGGATGCACTCATGGCCATGGGAACAGCTCCACTGACGGTCCTGACACAGCCCTTCCTCCCAGGAACAGCCCTGCAAGAGCAGAGGGTGAACAGAGCCACCAGTCCTCCCAGCAGCaagaagggacaggcagtgTTCCCACCACTCCACCCACCTGCTCATCTGTGTTGTCCCCACAGTCAGAAACACCATCGCAGCGCCACACCTCTGGTACACACTCCCCGCTGTGGGGACATGCCACCTCGCCTGTGCGGCACAGCAGTGGATGGGGAATGGTGCAGCCTTCCTCATCGGAGCCGTCCCGGCAGTCATGGTCACCATCGCAGCGCAGGGCCAGGGCCACGCACTGCCCGTTCTGGCAGGAGAACTCCGCTGGGCCACACTCCTTCAGCACTGCAGGCAGGGCCAGGGCTGAGCAGGGCACTCTCCATCATCCCCACCCCACCAGCATGGGCATGGCACCGAGCAGGACACAACCCCTCCAACTGCTTAGCAGGTTACCCTGGGCAGTGCCTGCTCCTGGATCCACAAGAAGCCTGGTGCACCCAACTGGAAGGCAGGCAACCCCCAGAAGCCCCTGTTCCACCCAGCCCCAGGGTCTCACCACAGCCCTGCTCGTCAGTGTGGTCCAGGCAGTCGGCATGGCCATCACACAGCCAGCTCTTCGGGACGCAGCGGGTGGCATTATCACAGCGCAGAGCGCACTCCTGTGTGGGGGTCCAGCAGCCTGTCTCATCAGAGGCATCACGGCACTGCGGCACCCCATCGCAGCGCTCCCCTGCCCTGATGCACATGGCTCCAGTCACACAGTGGAAGGCCCCTGTGGAGACAAAGCACATTGCTAAGCCTGCAGTAGGCAGCCAAGGTGGCCAATACCCTCTCCTAAACTTGCAGCAAGCTAGAAGAGCCCCACACTACAGCAAGAAAGCTTGGACTCTCCTAGTCAGTGTATCTACAACAATCTAAGTTCTGAGCAAAGTGACTGAGGCAGTCTCAGCTCAACCAATTGTAGGCCACCATGAGCAGCAAGGTCAGCAGTGTCATTACCTTCTGATTCATGGCACCCCCAGCCCAGTGCCAAGCCAGCCTGCCACATCACAAACATCAGAGCCCAGGACACAGAGCTTCCCAAGAACCCATTACATTGATCCCACCAGGACGAGCCAGAAGACCTGGCACAGGGCAACTCAGCTGCACAGGGGAATGAAGAATGGCTCCTACCTGGAGTGTTGCAGAGCTGGTCACACCCATCCTCATCAGAGCCGTCTGCACAATCCTTCTCCCCATCACACATGTATTCCTGGGCCACGCACTCAGTGCCATCATGGCAGGCCATGTATGTGCGAGGACAGGACAGATGGATGACTGGAGTCAGGGGGCGTGCAGGGCTGGACAGGAGGGGTGAGGTAGGTGGCACTTCCCGTGCAGAGCTGGTTGGGTGCCGGGTGGTAGTAGTTGGCTGTGGGGTAGTGGTCTTGGTTGTCAAGGActgagtggtggtggtggtggtagtggTAGCTGGCTGCACAGTGATGGTCTTAGTTGGTGTGGTCTGGACAGTGGTTGGCACAAAGGTGATCTTGGTTGATGTGGACTGAGTGGTGGTGGTTGGCGTTGTGGTAGCCTTGCTGGTTGGTGCAGCAGTAGTGGTGAGCAGAGTGGTGGTCTTGCTTTGTGTAGGTCTcgtggtggaggtggtgggcCGAGCAGCAGTAGTGCTTGTGGTTGGCCTTGTAGTGATGGTCACAGGTGGAGGGAACGGCGGGGCAGACCCCTTGCTTGGTGGCACTAGCAGAGGCATAGACAACATGAGCCCAGATTTCTGGCTGTTCCCTCCCCACACTTCAGGCACCTCCAAAGGCACCCCACATGGCCATCAGCAGCAAGGCACCCTGTCCCAGCTCAGAGAGACCAGGGTCACCAAGCCCCTTCAGGTGCAGCAGTGGTACCACAGGCACAGAGCCATGGCCACTCTTACCAGCCTCTGGCTCTGAGCCCACGAAGGCCACCACTTCTTGTACATCTGCTGCTGGCACGGACAGCACAGGGGTGAGCGTCCTCCggtcccacagcagcagagccGTCCCATTTGCTGACAGCAGGTATGGCTCAAAGGCGGCCAGAAGGCCATGGGACCAGCTGGGTGCCAGGGTGACTGCTTGCCGCTTGGTCAGACTCAGCGCCCGCAAGCCTGTGATACAGAGGGGTGGTAGGACcctgggggctgcaggcacCCCTCGTGGCCCACCCCATTCCCCCAAAAAACACAGCTAATGCAGGGACCTCATAGCTGAGGCCAGGGTCCCAGTCATGGCACAGCGTGCTACATGAGCAGCCACTGCACAGGCAGGGATAATTCCTGCCTATAGCCAccacctctgctccctgctccagATACCACCAGGGCTCACCCTGGGCTGAGCTCCAGAGCAGGCTGAAGGCTCTGCTGTCCATGGCCGCAGGCAGGTCTCCAGGCCACGTCTCATTCCAAGCATCCCATGGAGCACCCCCAGACAGGCTCAGCTGTTGCAAGGGCTGCCCACGAGCCAGCCAGTACAGAGTGCCCCGCTGCCAGTCCAGGAAGAGATGCTGGATGCTGCTGCGAGCACGGTGCAGGATGCTCGAGGACATGTCAGATACCTGGATCACCCCGATGTCCCTCCGGTTACATGCAAGCCAGTACAGGTTCCCCGAGCTGATGTCCACACGGGCAGAGCAGACTGGGCAAGAGTAAGCAGGCAAGCAGTTACAGGGCTGTCCCATGACCTGCTGGGGCCTGGGTCCCCACAGCCCCTAAAACCAGGACACATGTGTTCAGTGCCTCAGCACAACCCCAATGTGGGCACCATGGGACAGCGGTACTCTGCACCCAGGAGATCCTCAGGAACCATCAGAAAGGGAATCATGCCCTCTATCACCCCATGAGGTCTCACCTGGCAGCGCAGTCCTGATGGCCTCTCTCCTGCCAGGATGCCCCACAACACGCAGCAGCATCCCACGGTCATCTGTCCCATAAAGCACTGACCTCTGCCAGTCCACATCTTGCAGATGGAGGGGCTCCTGCCACTCCTGCACCCGTTTGCTGTGTGCTCCAGGGCCCACCTGCACCAGGTAGATGACCTTTCCCGATGCATACACGATAGACAGCTCTGCAGGGTACAAGGGCAGTGCGTGAGCATGACTGTGGGGTCACTGGATGAAGTTCACCACTATGAACCAAGGCAGAAACATAATAGCACTGGTCTATGCTGGGAACATCATCCTATCAAAGCCACAGCCCCTTATGCCCCCGTTCTCCAACTCCAACACGGATGCATTCTGCTCCAGATAGCCAAGCCCACCTTGCAGACCCAGCTCACCTGCACACTTCCCTgatgggaggaggaagaggccTTCTGGACACGCACACTTATAGCCCCGAGGATGTACAGGGGACAGGAGGCAAAGGTGACTGCACAGGCCTGGAGCACATGCAGCAGTATCTCCTGTGAGCAAGGGGACATAAAGACCTCAAGCAGCCATGATCCTCAATGCCTCTCGTAATCCCCCCAAAAACACAGGCTGTCCCAGGCCTGGAAATAAGCTGGCTATTCCAGGCCGGTAGTAGCACCATGTGAGGCAGGAGGGCTCAACTCTACCCAAAGCCACCCATTCGGGCACCCAGCCAGGTACTCACGgggaggctgctgcagctcgTGCAGCACAGTGAAAGCCGAGACAGGGGCATGGAGCAGCACTGCATGCTCCTGGGGAGAGGTCCGGGTGGCCATCACCAGCTCTGTGCCATCAGTCCAGAAGAATCGGCTCTCGAACACAGCCAGACCCAGTGGCTCTGTATGGCTCCGCAGGACAGCAGGAAAGGAGTGGCGCCCGCTGCCATCCACCCGCAGTGTCTCGATGGACTGGGAATAAAAGTAAGGCATGGTCACTATGTGGCAGCTGCACAACTTGGCACCATCTGTCAGGCAGAGGGCTCACAGTGGTGCCCTCCCCTCGCAGCCCAGTGATGTGCCCCAGACCTGGGCATTGATCTCTGCTCCCTCTCATGCCTTGGCCATAGCCACAAGGGAACCAGGGCCACACTCCCAACTCCTGCCTCATCACCTCTCAGCACCTGGGGCACCTGGGAGCCCTGCTGCCTCCTATCCCTACCTCCTTGTACTCGCTGATCCAGTACAGCCTGCCAGCCACATGATCCAGGCTCAGCCCCACAGGCCCCTCCATGGACACTACAGTAAGCTCACGCCGGTTTGAGCCATCCATGCCGGCTGCTGCGATGACCGTCCGGCCCCTCTGCCCACGGTTGACCCAGTACAGCGACCTGAAGGCAAGCACTAAGCACCTACTTCATGGCATAACACCAATGCTGCCGCAGTAGCCGTGACATGGTCAGCACTAGCACTGCTCACCACGGAGCCCAGGGCCAACCCTGTCTCATTCGCTCCTCACCTTGCTGCTGGATGCACTGTCAGCTGCTCTGGTGCCACATCTTTCCCCAGCACTGTCACATAGCCCCGGCCATCGCTCAGCCCCACGCAGATGGCTGTAGGGTGGCTGCTGGCCCAGTACAGCTGCCCTGTAAACCAGTCCACGGAGATGCTGTTCACCTCCCCAGCgtctgcagagaaagagcagTTTATAGCACAAAACCTCTGCACCAGACTGGCGGGCAAAGCTCAGGTTACCCCTTCTTCCATCAGaaaggca
Proteins encoded in this window:
- the LOC104065165 gene encoding low-density lipoprotein receptor-related protein 2 isoform X5 produces the protein MGRPPPPPVLLALLSILLPLAGSNAGTRHALPTSPTCAASRQATCGAACIPVPWLCDGERQCPDGTDEQCDVACGGDPHVWQCDDGRCVSSSWRCDGAADCPDGSDEQDCVCEAKKVQCPGTHHCIPHWELCDRHQDCEDGWDEEGCPQQPCLPGQWQCRNRVCIMAEWKCNGVDDCGDSSDEDVCAPCPPGMVRCDEGKCILESLMCNDEDDCLDGTDEPSTCGRSCFVRNGGCTETCTDTHWGVQCSCGAGWVLQADGQSCADVDECSLEYSPCSQLCSNTPGAFSCSCLQGYTLRHGTTCEVADNATQILVAVGHDLALLDVRTQAYRPLLSTGTEPHALVYDLLRETYYWLTEDGELRARLPGKGTRPLYADAGEVNSISVDWFTGQLYWASSHPTAICVGLSDGRGYVTVLGKDVAPEQLTVHPAARSLYWVNRGQRGRTVIAAAGMDGSNRRELTVVSMEGPVGLSLDHVAGRLYWISEYKESIETLRVDGSGRHSFPAVLRSHTEPLGLAVFESRFFWTDGTELVMATRTSPQEHAVLLHAPVSAFTVLHELQQPPRDTAACAPGLCSHLCLLSPVHPRGYKCACPEGLFLLPSGKCAELSIVYASGKVIYLVQVGPGAHSKRVQEWQEPLHLQDVDWQRSVLYGTDDRGMLLRVVGHPGRREAIRTALPVCSARVDISSGNLYWLACNRRDIGVIQVSDMSSSILHRARSSIQHLFLDWQRGTLYWLARGQPLQQLSLSGGAPWDAWNETWPGDLPAAMDSRAFSLLWSSAQGLRALSLTKRQAVTLAPSWSHGLLAAFEPYLLSANGTALLLWDRRTLTPVLSVPAADVQEVVAFVGSEPEAVPPSKGSAPPFPPPVTITTRPTTSTTAARPTTSTTRPTQSKTTTLLTTTAAPTSKATTTPTTTTQSTSTKITFVPTTVQTTPTKTITVQPATTTTTTTTQSLTTKTTTPQPTTTTRHPTSSAREVPPTSPLLSSPARPLTPVIHLSCPRTYMACHDGTECVAQEYMCDGEKDCADGSDEDGCDQLCNTPGAFHCVTGAMCIRAGERCDGVPQCRDASDETGCWTPTQECALRCDNATRCVPKSWLCDGHADCLDHTDEQGCVLKECGPAEFSCQNGQCVALALRCDGDHDCRDGSDEEGCTIPHPLLCRTGEVACPHSGECVPEVWRCDGVSDCGDNTDEQGCSWEEGLCQDRQWSCSHGHECIPDVWRCDGESDCTDGSDEAGCQPAPCLSHEYPCGLRSCLNASLVCDGRQDCVDGLDEAGNCSVPCQLSCAHHCYSSPQGPRCWCDLGYQLAEDGLSCVDIDECVEQGEGPCSQTCLNAPGSYSCGCLPGYLLEPDGHVCKLTGPEPTLLVAVQSEVLSYGLRSGHEEVLLVTDKDRVVFSLDYDLVERKVFWMDLATDSIRWQDFDSDKKGTLVKGGVRSDCIAVDWLGRNLYWTDGAAGQVLATRLGAAWRGIPEYTVVMDGDLDRPHSLVLQPLAGLLYWSEVGSHPRLMEATMDGSRRHVLLAQGLGWPTALALDLPTWRIFWLDEKLGSIGSARLDGTSVKVLQLVWVQSPFAMAVCEGQLYWSEKKAWSVQQVDKASGKNRTVLIKRHGQPHGLQVVHPALRPVVPNPCVTRGCSHLCLLSSRHTGQCRCPAGLTLAADETTCLPLRDSAFALLVSPAAVMQVYLKDLSATAGSQDLPPHQALPLAKVGRLTAIDYAVKDKSLYFAEAGSDSIRLLRLKDWGRLSWKQAVAVEGTVTSLALDWLSGNLYWISGQPPSIYIAAPGGQWSLALLSKGLQGAACLALCPRASTMCFVVASSHGPGAVVECVAMDGTGRRVLWRKARAPTGLAFGGAGTRLYWADRERGTISSIELDGSHFRVVREGLHGLSVFAVGEGFLLWSVTSTNGGSGAVLTPCISRLQQDLAQPSGAGRELVVPSGAGVGSHEDL
- the LOC104065165 gene encoding prolow-density lipoprotein receptor-related protein 1 isoform X3, whose product is MGRPPPPPVLLALLSILLPLAGSNAGTRHALPTSPTCAASRQATCGAACIPVPWLCDGERQCPDGTDEQCDVACGGDPHVWQCDDGRCVSSSWRCDGAADCPDGSDEQDCVCEAKKVQCPGTHHCIPHWELCDRHQDCEDGWDEEGCPQQPCLPGQWQCRNRVCIMAEWKCNGVDDCGDSSDEDVCGRSCFVRNGGCTETCTDTHWGVQCSCGAGWVLQADGQSCADVDECSLEYSPCSQLCSNTPGAFSCSCLQGYTLRHGTTCEVADNATQILVAVGHDLALLDVRTQAYRPLLSTGTEPHALVYDLLRETYYWLTEDGELRARLPGKGTRPLYADAGEVNSISVDWFTGQLYWASSHPTAICVGLSDGRGYVTVLGKDVAPEQLTVHPAARSLYWVNRGQRGRTVIAAAGMDGSNRRELTVVSMEGPVGLSLDHVAGRLYWISEYKESIETLRVDGSGRHSFPAVLRSHTEPLGLAVFESRFFWTDGTELVMATRTSPQEHAVLLHAPVSAFTVLHELQQPPRDTAACAPGLCSHLCLLSPVHPRGYKCACPEGLFLLPSGKCAELSIVYASGKVIYLVQVGPGAHSKRVQEWQEPLHLQDVDWQRSVLYGTDDRGMLLRVVGHPGRREAIRTALPVCSARVDISSGNLYWLACNRRDIGVIQVSDMSSSILHRARSSIQHLFLDWQRGTLYWLARGQPLQQLSLSGGAPWDAWNETWPGDLPAAMDSRAFSLLWSSAQGLRALSLTKRQAVTLAPSWSHGLLAAFEPYLLSANGTALLLWDRRTLTPVLSVPAADVQEVVAFVGSEPEAVPPSKGSAPPFPPPVTITTRPTTSTTAARPTTSTTRPTQSKTTTLLTTTAAPTSKATTTPTTTTQSTSTKITFVPTTVQTTPTKTITVQPATTTTTTTTQSLTTKTTTPQPTTTTRHPTSSAREVPPTSPLLSSPARPLTPVIHLSCPRTYMACHDGTECVAQEYMCDGEKDCADGSDEDGCDQLCNTPGAFHCVTGAMCIRAGERCDGVPQCRDASDETGCWTPTQECALRCDNATRCVPKSWLCDGHADCLDHTDEQGCVLKECGPAEFSCQNGQCVALALRCDGDHDCRDGSDEEGCTIPHPLLCRTGEVACPHSGECVPEVWRCDGVSDCGDNTDEQGCSWEEGLCQDRQWSCSHGHECIPDVWRCDGESDCTDGSDEAGCQPAPCLSHEYPCGLRSCLNASLVCDGRQDCVDGLDEAGNCSVPCQLSCAHHCYSSPQGPRCWCDLGYQLAEDGLSCVDIDECVEQGEGPCSQTCLNAPGSYSCGCLPGYLLEPDGHVCKLTGPEPTLLVAVQSEVLSYGLRSGHEEVLLVTDKDRVVFSLDYDLVERKVFWMDLATDSIRWQDFDSDKKGTLVKGGVRSDCIAVDWLGRNLYWTDGAAGQVLATRLGAAWRGIPEYTVVMDGDLDRPHSLVLQPLAGLLYWSEVGSHPRLMEATMDGSRRHVLLAQGLGWPTALALDLPTWRIFWLDEKLGSIGSARLDGTSVKVLQLVWVQSPFAMAVCEGQLYWSEKKAWSVQQVDKASGKNRTVLIKRHGQPHGLQVVHPALRPVVPNPCVTRGCSHLCLLSSRHTGQCRCPAGLTLAADETTCLPLRDSAFALLVSPAAVMQVYLKDLSATAGSQDLPPHQALPLAKVGRLTAIDYAVKDKSLYFAEAGSDSIRLLRLKDWGRLSWKQAVAVEGTVTSLALDWLSGNLYWISGQPPSIYIAAPGGQWSLALLSKGLQGAACLALCPRASTMCFVVASSHGPGAVVECVAMDGTGRRVLWRKARAPTGLAFGGAGTRLYWADRERGTISSIELDGSHFRVVREGLHGLSVFAVGEGFLLWSVTSTNGSSKIWHSRLERAESWWFPVEQELVAMRIYSHFSQEGTNGCTKSNGGCAQLCLPNPAGRQCRCSPGYHLVREVACVLAAPCRSPLQACADLQSCISAEQVCDGHPDCADGSDEFDCLSVQVGTQIPAVAPSGTSHVEEQKPASPTAAPKPRQPGPSLPAAPAPPKHGEPALVTPSTEEVLGAVPCSSETCNLRGDCAIEAGRVTCHCALGYRGDYCEEAEVQPVAGPIALGVAVLLLLAAAAVGALAYMRRRDRRRRTSSTASTRVLTLYHRESDPEEEDEEEEELPPKSDTFVNEAYDGKEVRSIWSRPC